The Osmerus eperlanus chromosome 12, fOsmEpe2.1, whole genome shotgun sequence genome has a segment encoding these proteins:
- the llgl2 gene encoding LLGL scribble cell polarity complex component 2 isoform X2 yields MKRFRRHGHETQRERLKQELYHFNKTVEHGFPHQPSALGFSPSLQLLAIGTRSGAIKLYGAPGVEFMGLHDENATVTQVHFLPHQVELVTLLDDNSLHMWTLRAHHGVSELLEIGRFTLTGPPGAPPSVTRVTAVLAHSSGELLLLGTEGGHVFVVEVPGFRELEERNISLENVTSSVPEDYLGRKSLEHVEALQENPLNPQQVLLGYGRGLMVVWDLERQCAVQHIPATQQLESVWWTEDGGHVLSSHSDGSYCRWTVGGEDTEEEQDKSDTPYGHFPCKAISKIIQLATEQGPPFLLFSGGMPRASYGDRHCISVIHNKTHVALDFTSRIIDYFVIRDGPQHAGDPSALVVLVEEELVVVDLQTEGWPVIQTPYLVPLHCSAITCSHHASAIPLKLWERLQAAGELQNTHYSQKPWPITGGQNLAPDSPQRDLLLTGHEDGTVRFWDASGVCLYPMYKLSTAGVFHTDADPNDNMNQGSEGEWPPFRKVGCFDPYSDDPRLGIQKIHLCKYSGYLAVAGTAGQILVLELNDEEAEQTVEAKVADLLQGQEGFRWKGHTRLDVKEEPVLFPAGFQPCCLVQCQPPAVVTALTLHSDWRLLAFGTSHGFGLHDYQQRNNVLVRCTLNPSDQLAMEGPLSRVKSIKKSLRQSFRRIRRSRVSLRKHHVNHASKLQEANARLEAELAEMELAPVQRKIEARSSDDSFTGLVRTLYFADTFLSDSSHSTPSLWAGTNGGSVFAYMLRLPPTERRTEDPVTAHPAKEIQLMHRAPVVGLAVLDGRGSPLPEPLEVAHDLARSPDMQGTHHLLVVSEEQFKVFSLPKVSAKMKLKLTATDGSRVRRVGVAWFVSSQSEDYGESGLVVLTNQGDLQVVSLPGLKVQVRYPCVRREDVSGIASCVFTKHGQGFYLISPSEFERFSLSARCVVEPRSLVELPSSSSSSSSPPQPRVQPDGASAEHRNSRRNSVDPESAARRIMEHALLNDESVLQEIQKSLEGDHTTFLENNVKSSLSGDKLLSNGD; encoded by the exons ATGAAGAGGTTCAGGAGACATGGCCACGAGACCCAGAGAGAACGCCTCAAACAAGAGctctatcacttcaacaag acgGTGGAGCATGGCTTCCCTCACCAGCCTAGCGCTCTGGGCTTCAGCCCCTCCCTGCAGCTGCTGGCCATAGGAACACGCTCTGGAGCCATCAAGCT GTATGGGGCTCCAGGTGTAGAGTTCATGGGTCTGCATGATGAGAACGCCACGGTAACACAGGTGCACTTCCTGCCACACCAG GTGGAGCTGGTGACTCTGCTGGATGACAACAGTCTCCACATGTGGACGCTGAGAGCTCATCATGGCGTGTCTGAGCTGCTGGAGATAGGACGCTTCACACTCACAGGACCACCGGG agcccCCCCCAGTGTGACGAGGGTGACGGCGGTGCTGGCCCACTCCTCTggggagctgctgctgctggggacgGAGGGGGGCCACGTGTTCGTGGTGGAGGTGCCTGGCTtcagggagctggaggagaggaacatcaGCCTGGAGAACGTCACCTCCAG TGTACCAGAAGACTACCTGGGCCGCAAGAGCCTGGAGCACGTGGAGGCTCTGCAGGAgaaccccctcaacccccagcAGGTGCTGCTGGGCTACGGGCGAGGCCTCATGGTGGTCTGGGACCTGGAGAGGCAGTGTGCCGTGCAGCACATCCCCGCCACGCAG CAACTGGAGAGCGTGTGGTGGACCGAGGACGGCGGCCATGTCCTGAGTTCCCATAGCGACGGCAGCTACTGCCGGTGGACGGTGGGTGGGGAGGACAccgaggaggagcaggacaagTCTGACACTCCctacg GTCACTTCCCCTGTAAGGCTATCTCTAAGATCATCCAGCTAGCCACAGAACAAGg gcCTCCGTTCCTGCTGTTCAGCGGCGGCATGCCCCGGGCCAGCTACGGGGACAGACACTGTATCAGTGTGATCCACAACAAGACCCACGTGGCGCTGGACTTCACCTCCAGGATCATCGACTACTTCGTCATCAGAGACGGGCCCCAGCACGCCG gtgacccCAGTGcgctggtggtgctggtggaggaggagctggtggtggtggacctCCAGACGGAGGGCTGGCCGGTCATCCAGACCCCCTACCTGGTGCCCCTGCACTGCTCGGCCATCACCTGCTCCCACCACGCCTCCGCCATCCCCCTCAAGCTCTGGGAGAGGCTGCAGGCTGCTGGGGAGCTGCAGaacactcactactcccagaag ccGTGGCCGATCACGGGAGGGCAGAACCTGGCTCCAGACTCTCCCCAGAGAGACCTGCTGCTCACTGG acaCGAGGACGGGACGGTTCGTTTCTGGGACGCATCGGGGGTGTGTCTGTACCCCATGTACAAGCTGAGCACAGCAGGGGTGTTCCACACCGACGCCGACCCCAACGACAACATGAACCAAGGCTCCGAGGGAGAGTGGCCCCCCttcaggaag gtTGGCTGTTTTGACCCCTACAGCGACGACCCCCGCCTGGGCATCCAGAAGATCCACCTCTGCAAGTACAGTGGATACCTGGCCGTCGCCGGCACCGCCGGACAG aTCCTGGTGTTGGAGCTGAACGATGAGGAAGCAGAACAGACTGTTGAAGCAAAGGTAGCTGACTTGCTGCAGGGGCAGGAAGGATTCCGCTGGAAG ggccacACCCGTCTGGACGTGAAAGAGGAGCCTGTCCTTTTCCCGGCAGGGTTCCAGCCCTGCTGCCTGGTGCAGTGCCAGCCCCCGGCCGTGGTCACGGCCCTCACCCTGCACTCTGACTGGAGGCTGCTGGCCTTCGGCACCAGCCACGGCTTCGGCCTCCACGACTACCAGCAGAGGAACAACGTCCTGGtcag GTGCACCCTGAACCCCAGTGACCAGCTGGCCATGGAGGGCCCTCTGTCCCGGGTGAAGAGCATCAAGAAGTCCCTGCGTCAGTCCTTCAGGAGGatcaggaggagcagggtgtcCCTGCGCAAGCACCACGTCAACCACGCCTccaag ctGCAGGAGGCTAATGCTCGCCTGGAGGCGGAGCTGGCTGAGATGGAGCTGGCTCCGGTCCAGAGGAAGATCGAAGCTCGCTCCTCCGACGACTCCTTCACCGGGCTCGTCCGCACGCTCTACTTTGCCGACACCTTCCTCTCCGaca GCTCTCACAGCACGCCCTCTCTGTGGGCAGGGACCAATGGCGGCTCTGTATTTGCCTACATGCTCCGTCTCCCGCCTACGGAGCGCAGAACAGAGGACCCCGTCACGGCAcatcctg ctAAGGAGATCCAGCTGATGCACAGGGCCCCGGTGGTGGGTCTGGCCGTGCTGGACGGCCGTGGCAGCCCCCTGCCCGAGCCCCTGGAGGTGGCCCACGATCTGGCCCGCTCGCCTGACATGCAGGGCACACACCACCTGCTGGTCGTGTCTGAGGAGCAGTTCAAG gttttcAGCCTGCCAAAGGTGAGCGCCAAGATGAAGCTGAAACTCACCGCCACCGACGGCTCTCGCGTGCGGCGAGTGGGCGTGGCCTGGTTCGTCAGCAGCCAATCGGAGGACTACGGCGAGAGCGGCCTGGTGGTCCTGACCAATCAGGGGGACCTGCAGGTGGTGTCGCTGCCGGGGCTGAAGGTGCAGGTGCGCTACCCCTGCGTCCGCCGAGAAGACGTCAGCGGAATCGCCTCCTGTGTGTTCACCAAGCACGgccagg GTTTCTATCTCATCTCTCCGTCCGAGTTTGAGCGCTTCTCCCTGTCGGCCCGCTGCGTGGTGGAGCCTCGCTCTCTGGTGGagctgccttcctcctcctcctcgtcctcctcaccGCCCCAGCCCCGCGTTCAGCCCGACGGGGCGTCCGCCGAGCACAG AAACTCCAGGAGGAACAGTGTTGATCCAG AGAGTGCTGCTAGGCGTATTATGGAGCATGCTTTGCTGAATGACGAGA
- the llgl2 gene encoding LLGL scribble cell polarity complex component 2 isoform X5 has protein sequence MKRFRRHGHETQRERLKQELYHFNKTVEHGFPHQPSALGFSPSLQLLAIGTRSGAIKLYGAPGVEFMGLHDENATVTQVHFLPHQVELVTLLDDNSLHMWTLRAHHGVSELLEIGRFTLTGPPGAPPSVTRVTAVLAHSSGELLLLGTEGGHVFVVEVPGFRELEERNISLENVTSSVPEDYLGRKSLEHVEALQENPLNPQQVLLGYGRGLMVVWDLERQCAVQHIPATQQLESVWWTEDGGHVLSSHSDGSYCRWTVGGEDTEEEQDKSDTPYGHFPCKAISKIIQLATEQGPPFLLFSGGMPRASYGDRHCISVIHNKTHVALDFTSRIIDYFVIRDGPQHAGDPSALVVLVEEELVVVDLQTEGWPVIQTPYLVPLHCSAITCSHHASAIPLKLWERLQAAGELQNTHYSQKPWPITGGQNLAPDSPQRDLLLTGHEDGTVRFWDASGVCLYPMYKLSTAGVFHTDADPNDNMNQGSEGEWPPFRKVGCFDPYSDDPRLGIQKIHLCKYSGYLAVAGTAGQILVLELNDEEAEQTVEAKVADLLQGQEGFRWKGHTRLDVKEEPVLFPAGFQPCCLVQCQPPAVVTALTLHSDWRLLAFGTSHGFGLHDYQQRNNVLVRCTLNPSDQLAMEGPLSRVKSIKKSLRQSFRRIRRSRVSLRKHHVNHASKLQEANARLEAELAEMELAPVQRKIEARSSDDSFTGLVRTLYFADTFLSDSSHSTPSLWAGTNGGSVFAYMLRLPPTERRTEDPVTAHPAKEIQLMHRAPVVGLAVLDGRGSPLPEPLEVAHDLARSPDMQGTHHLLVVSEEQFKVFSLPKVSAKMKLKLTATDGSRVRRVGVAWFVSSQSEDYGESGLVVLTNQGDLQVVSLPGLKVQVRYPCVRREDVSGIASCVFTKHGQGFYLISPSEFERFSLSARCVVEPRSLVELPSSSSSSSSPPQPRVQPDGASAEHRNSRRNSVDPESAARRIMEHALLNDESEYSI, from the exons ATGAAGAGGTTCAGGAGACATGGCCACGAGACCCAGAGAGAACGCCTCAAACAAGAGctctatcacttcaacaag acgGTGGAGCATGGCTTCCCTCACCAGCCTAGCGCTCTGGGCTTCAGCCCCTCCCTGCAGCTGCTGGCCATAGGAACACGCTCTGGAGCCATCAAGCT GTATGGGGCTCCAGGTGTAGAGTTCATGGGTCTGCATGATGAGAACGCCACGGTAACACAGGTGCACTTCCTGCCACACCAG GTGGAGCTGGTGACTCTGCTGGATGACAACAGTCTCCACATGTGGACGCTGAGAGCTCATCATGGCGTGTCTGAGCTGCTGGAGATAGGACGCTTCACACTCACAGGACCACCGGG agcccCCCCCAGTGTGACGAGGGTGACGGCGGTGCTGGCCCACTCCTCTggggagctgctgctgctggggacgGAGGGGGGCCACGTGTTCGTGGTGGAGGTGCCTGGCTtcagggagctggaggagaggaacatcaGCCTGGAGAACGTCACCTCCAG TGTACCAGAAGACTACCTGGGCCGCAAGAGCCTGGAGCACGTGGAGGCTCTGCAGGAgaaccccctcaacccccagcAGGTGCTGCTGGGCTACGGGCGAGGCCTCATGGTGGTCTGGGACCTGGAGAGGCAGTGTGCCGTGCAGCACATCCCCGCCACGCAG CAACTGGAGAGCGTGTGGTGGACCGAGGACGGCGGCCATGTCCTGAGTTCCCATAGCGACGGCAGCTACTGCCGGTGGACGGTGGGTGGGGAGGACAccgaggaggagcaggacaagTCTGACACTCCctacg GTCACTTCCCCTGTAAGGCTATCTCTAAGATCATCCAGCTAGCCACAGAACAAGg gcCTCCGTTCCTGCTGTTCAGCGGCGGCATGCCCCGGGCCAGCTACGGGGACAGACACTGTATCAGTGTGATCCACAACAAGACCCACGTGGCGCTGGACTTCACCTCCAGGATCATCGACTACTTCGTCATCAGAGACGGGCCCCAGCACGCCG gtgacccCAGTGcgctggtggtgctggtggaggaggagctggtggtggtggacctCCAGACGGAGGGCTGGCCGGTCATCCAGACCCCCTACCTGGTGCCCCTGCACTGCTCGGCCATCACCTGCTCCCACCACGCCTCCGCCATCCCCCTCAAGCTCTGGGAGAGGCTGCAGGCTGCTGGGGAGCTGCAGaacactcactactcccagaag ccGTGGCCGATCACGGGAGGGCAGAACCTGGCTCCAGACTCTCCCCAGAGAGACCTGCTGCTCACTGG acaCGAGGACGGGACGGTTCGTTTCTGGGACGCATCGGGGGTGTGTCTGTACCCCATGTACAAGCTGAGCACAGCAGGGGTGTTCCACACCGACGCCGACCCCAACGACAACATGAACCAAGGCTCCGAGGGAGAGTGGCCCCCCttcaggaag gtTGGCTGTTTTGACCCCTACAGCGACGACCCCCGCCTGGGCATCCAGAAGATCCACCTCTGCAAGTACAGTGGATACCTGGCCGTCGCCGGCACCGCCGGACAG aTCCTGGTGTTGGAGCTGAACGATGAGGAAGCAGAACAGACTGTTGAAGCAAAGGTAGCTGACTTGCTGCAGGGGCAGGAAGGATTCCGCTGGAAG ggccacACCCGTCTGGACGTGAAAGAGGAGCCTGTCCTTTTCCCGGCAGGGTTCCAGCCCTGCTGCCTGGTGCAGTGCCAGCCCCCGGCCGTGGTCACGGCCCTCACCCTGCACTCTGACTGGAGGCTGCTGGCCTTCGGCACCAGCCACGGCTTCGGCCTCCACGACTACCAGCAGAGGAACAACGTCCTGGtcag GTGCACCCTGAACCCCAGTGACCAGCTGGCCATGGAGGGCCCTCTGTCCCGGGTGAAGAGCATCAAGAAGTCCCTGCGTCAGTCCTTCAGGAGGatcaggaggagcagggtgtcCCTGCGCAAGCACCACGTCAACCACGCCTccaag ctGCAGGAGGCTAATGCTCGCCTGGAGGCGGAGCTGGCTGAGATGGAGCTGGCTCCGGTCCAGAGGAAGATCGAAGCTCGCTCCTCCGACGACTCCTTCACCGGGCTCGTCCGCACGCTCTACTTTGCCGACACCTTCCTCTCCGaca GCTCTCACAGCACGCCCTCTCTGTGGGCAGGGACCAATGGCGGCTCTGTATTTGCCTACATGCTCCGTCTCCCGCCTACGGAGCGCAGAACAGAGGACCCCGTCACGGCAcatcctg ctAAGGAGATCCAGCTGATGCACAGGGCCCCGGTGGTGGGTCTGGCCGTGCTGGACGGCCGTGGCAGCCCCCTGCCCGAGCCCCTGGAGGTGGCCCACGATCTGGCCCGCTCGCCTGACATGCAGGGCACACACCACCTGCTGGTCGTGTCTGAGGAGCAGTTCAAG gttttcAGCCTGCCAAAGGTGAGCGCCAAGATGAAGCTGAAACTCACCGCCACCGACGGCTCTCGCGTGCGGCGAGTGGGCGTGGCCTGGTTCGTCAGCAGCCAATCGGAGGACTACGGCGAGAGCGGCCTGGTGGTCCTGACCAATCAGGGGGACCTGCAGGTGGTGTCGCTGCCGGGGCTGAAGGTGCAGGTGCGCTACCCCTGCGTCCGCCGAGAAGACGTCAGCGGAATCGCCTCCTGTGTGTTCACCAAGCACGgccagg GTTTCTATCTCATCTCTCCGTCCGAGTTTGAGCGCTTCTCCCTGTCGGCCCGCTGCGTGGTGGAGCCTCGCTCTCTGGTGGagctgccttcctcctcctcctcgtcctcctcaccGCCCCAGCCCCGCGTTCAGCCCGACGGGGCGTCCGCCGAGCACAG AAACTCCAGGAGGAACAGTGTTGATCCAG AGAGTGCTGCTAGGCGTATTATGGAGCATGCTTTGCTGAATGACGAGAGTGAGTACTCCATATAG
- the llgl2 gene encoding LLGL scribble cell polarity complex component 2 isoform X1: MKRFRRHGHETQRERLKQELYHFNKTVEHGFPHQPSALGFSPSLQLLAIGTRSGAIKLYGAPGVEFMGLHDENATVTQVHFLPHQVELVTLLDDNSLHMWTLRAHHGVSELLEIGRFTLTGPPGAPPSVTRVTAVLAHSSGELLLLGTEGGHVFVVEVPGFRELEERNISLENVTSSVPEDYLGRKSLEHVEALQENPLNPQQVLLGYGRGLMVVWDLERQCAVQHIPATQQLESVWWTEDGGHVLSSHSDGSYCRWTVGGEDTEEEQDKSDTPYGHFPCKAISKIIQLATEQGPPFLLFSGGMPRASYGDRHCISVIHNKTHVALDFTSRIIDYFVIRDGPQHAGDPSALVVLVEEELVVVDLQTEGWPVIQTPYLVPLHCSAITCSHHASAIPLKLWERLQAAGELQNTHYSQKPWPITGGQNLAPDSPQRDLLLTGHEDGTVRFWDASGVCLYPMYKLSTAGVFHTDADPNDNMNQGSEGEWPPFRKVGCFDPYSDDPRLGIQKIHLCKYSGYLAVAGTAGQILVLELNDEEAEQTVEAKVADLLQGQEGFRWKGHTRLDVKEEPVLFPAGFQPCCLVQCQPPAVVTALTLHSDWRLLAFGTSHGFGLHDYQQRNNVLVRCTLNPSDQLAMEGPLSRVKSIKKSLRQSFRRIRRSRVSLRKHHVNHASKLQEANARLEAELAEMELAPVQRKIEARSSDDSFTGLVRTLYFADTFLSDSSHSTPSLWAGTNGGSVFAYMLRLPPTERRTEDPVTAHPAKEIQLMHRAPVVGLAVLDGRGSPLPEPLEVAHDLARSPDMQGTHHLLVVSEEQFKVFSLPKVSAKMKLKLTATDGSRVRRVGVAWFVSSQSEDYGESGLVVLTNQGDLQVVSLPGLKVQVRYPCVRREDVSGIASCVFTKHGQGFYLISPSEFERFSLSARCVVEPRSLVELPSSSSSSSSPPQPRVQPDGASAEHRNSRRNSVDPESAARRIMEHALLNDESVLQEIQKSLEGDHTTFLENNVKSSLSGDKLLSNGGETGS, encoded by the exons ATGAAGAGGTTCAGGAGACATGGCCACGAGACCCAGAGAGAACGCCTCAAACAAGAGctctatcacttcaacaag acgGTGGAGCATGGCTTCCCTCACCAGCCTAGCGCTCTGGGCTTCAGCCCCTCCCTGCAGCTGCTGGCCATAGGAACACGCTCTGGAGCCATCAAGCT GTATGGGGCTCCAGGTGTAGAGTTCATGGGTCTGCATGATGAGAACGCCACGGTAACACAGGTGCACTTCCTGCCACACCAG GTGGAGCTGGTGACTCTGCTGGATGACAACAGTCTCCACATGTGGACGCTGAGAGCTCATCATGGCGTGTCTGAGCTGCTGGAGATAGGACGCTTCACACTCACAGGACCACCGGG agcccCCCCCAGTGTGACGAGGGTGACGGCGGTGCTGGCCCACTCCTCTggggagctgctgctgctggggacgGAGGGGGGCCACGTGTTCGTGGTGGAGGTGCCTGGCTtcagggagctggaggagaggaacatcaGCCTGGAGAACGTCACCTCCAG TGTACCAGAAGACTACCTGGGCCGCAAGAGCCTGGAGCACGTGGAGGCTCTGCAGGAgaaccccctcaacccccagcAGGTGCTGCTGGGCTACGGGCGAGGCCTCATGGTGGTCTGGGACCTGGAGAGGCAGTGTGCCGTGCAGCACATCCCCGCCACGCAG CAACTGGAGAGCGTGTGGTGGACCGAGGACGGCGGCCATGTCCTGAGTTCCCATAGCGACGGCAGCTACTGCCGGTGGACGGTGGGTGGGGAGGACAccgaggaggagcaggacaagTCTGACACTCCctacg GTCACTTCCCCTGTAAGGCTATCTCTAAGATCATCCAGCTAGCCACAGAACAAGg gcCTCCGTTCCTGCTGTTCAGCGGCGGCATGCCCCGGGCCAGCTACGGGGACAGACACTGTATCAGTGTGATCCACAACAAGACCCACGTGGCGCTGGACTTCACCTCCAGGATCATCGACTACTTCGTCATCAGAGACGGGCCCCAGCACGCCG gtgacccCAGTGcgctggtggtgctggtggaggaggagctggtggtggtggacctCCAGACGGAGGGCTGGCCGGTCATCCAGACCCCCTACCTGGTGCCCCTGCACTGCTCGGCCATCACCTGCTCCCACCACGCCTCCGCCATCCCCCTCAAGCTCTGGGAGAGGCTGCAGGCTGCTGGGGAGCTGCAGaacactcactactcccagaag ccGTGGCCGATCACGGGAGGGCAGAACCTGGCTCCAGACTCTCCCCAGAGAGACCTGCTGCTCACTGG acaCGAGGACGGGACGGTTCGTTTCTGGGACGCATCGGGGGTGTGTCTGTACCCCATGTACAAGCTGAGCACAGCAGGGGTGTTCCACACCGACGCCGACCCCAACGACAACATGAACCAAGGCTCCGAGGGAGAGTGGCCCCCCttcaggaag gtTGGCTGTTTTGACCCCTACAGCGACGACCCCCGCCTGGGCATCCAGAAGATCCACCTCTGCAAGTACAGTGGATACCTGGCCGTCGCCGGCACCGCCGGACAG aTCCTGGTGTTGGAGCTGAACGATGAGGAAGCAGAACAGACTGTTGAAGCAAAGGTAGCTGACTTGCTGCAGGGGCAGGAAGGATTCCGCTGGAAG ggccacACCCGTCTGGACGTGAAAGAGGAGCCTGTCCTTTTCCCGGCAGGGTTCCAGCCCTGCTGCCTGGTGCAGTGCCAGCCCCCGGCCGTGGTCACGGCCCTCACCCTGCACTCTGACTGGAGGCTGCTGGCCTTCGGCACCAGCCACGGCTTCGGCCTCCACGACTACCAGCAGAGGAACAACGTCCTGGtcag GTGCACCCTGAACCCCAGTGACCAGCTGGCCATGGAGGGCCCTCTGTCCCGGGTGAAGAGCATCAAGAAGTCCCTGCGTCAGTCCTTCAGGAGGatcaggaggagcagggtgtcCCTGCGCAAGCACCACGTCAACCACGCCTccaag ctGCAGGAGGCTAATGCTCGCCTGGAGGCGGAGCTGGCTGAGATGGAGCTGGCTCCGGTCCAGAGGAAGATCGAAGCTCGCTCCTCCGACGACTCCTTCACCGGGCTCGTCCGCACGCTCTACTTTGCCGACACCTTCCTCTCCGaca GCTCTCACAGCACGCCCTCTCTGTGGGCAGGGACCAATGGCGGCTCTGTATTTGCCTACATGCTCCGTCTCCCGCCTACGGAGCGCAGAACAGAGGACCCCGTCACGGCAcatcctg ctAAGGAGATCCAGCTGATGCACAGGGCCCCGGTGGTGGGTCTGGCCGTGCTGGACGGCCGTGGCAGCCCCCTGCCCGAGCCCCTGGAGGTGGCCCACGATCTGGCCCGCTCGCCTGACATGCAGGGCACACACCACCTGCTGGTCGTGTCTGAGGAGCAGTTCAAG gttttcAGCCTGCCAAAGGTGAGCGCCAAGATGAAGCTGAAACTCACCGCCACCGACGGCTCTCGCGTGCGGCGAGTGGGCGTGGCCTGGTTCGTCAGCAGCCAATCGGAGGACTACGGCGAGAGCGGCCTGGTGGTCCTGACCAATCAGGGGGACCTGCAGGTGGTGTCGCTGCCGGGGCTGAAGGTGCAGGTGCGCTACCCCTGCGTCCGCCGAGAAGACGTCAGCGGAATCGCCTCCTGTGTGTTCACCAAGCACGgccagg GTTTCTATCTCATCTCTCCGTCCGAGTTTGAGCGCTTCTCCCTGTCGGCCCGCTGCGTGGTGGAGCCTCGCTCTCTGGTGGagctgccttcctcctcctcctcgtcctcctcaccGCCCCAGCCCCGCGTTCAGCCCGACGGGGCGTCCGCCGAGCACAG AAACTCCAGGAGGAACAGTGTTGATCCAG AGAGTGCTGCTAGGCGTATTATGGAGCATGCTTTGCTGAATGACGAGA